Below is a genomic region from Tripterygium wilfordii isolate XIE 37 chromosome 12, ASM1340144v1, whole genome shotgun sequence.
AAGAGAAAAGTGTAGAAAAATCACTTCTTCATGATGTTTGGTCATAAAATGCCATTGATGCAATGAGTCTATATCTATTGGAACTTTGATAACATGTTCATGGTAGTTTGTGCAGAAGTTTATCAGAGGTCTGATATTTAACAATATAATATGGAGTATTTGAATGTATAGATATACGCTTTTGAATAGTAGTTGATCTCATTAGCACTTCCATTGAAGTGGAAATTTGGAGCTAAATGACATTGGAAAGACTTCACTTACACATTTCATTACATGAGGATGAGGTTGCAAGACCAGGGTACGATAGCACACCTTTTATTTGCATATTCTGCATTTGTTTGCCTCTAACCAAACAACACCCATCCCACTCAAATAGCCTTCTCTTTAACTTCTTTCCAAACAATGGTTCCTGATCCAATGTGCCTATACAAATAAATTGCTTCATTATTTCCAACACATTTAGTACTACCCCAATTTCTCTTATCCACACAAGCCTCACACTTATTGAAGAGTGCTATAAGGGGGTATGTATTAGGATCTGTTACGACCCACTTGCGTAGCCGTTTTGATTATGAGACCCACATAACAATTTGTACAATTCTTGGTGTTACTGATATGTATAGGATAATATTTGGAAGAGCCGAGAGGACAAGGAATCTTGATGAATATGGACAGAGTAGCCCTATCAGTCTATGCCCTTTCAGCATCAATCTTTTTCATATATTATGGTTTGGTTCCAATTATTATGTAGACCAACTAGCATAAGATGAAAAATCATATTATGCTAAAGGGAATGGTTAATGTAGACTAAATTAGTTTGATTAAACTAAttgtgtgtttatatgtgtgGTTTTGATCGAAAGGTCTGGGCAATAAAAAAAAGTTCCTTTGTTGAAGATAAAGACGGAACTAGCGCGCAATGGGGACATGATTTGACCTTGGGCCTTGGAAGACACATGAGTGCTAGGGCCCAAGAGAACTATGGGATACATGTTTGGGCTTAAAGCCCAGCATGTAGTGGAATGATTTGgtgataatatataaatataaaatgataaacaaaaaagaaagtagaTGAAATGAGAGAGTCGGGGACAAGAAAGGTAAGAATCTATTGGACAAAATTAAGTAAAcgacaaatgaaaaaaaaatagccaAGCCCCAAAGAAAAAGCTGCTACGGCACGCAAAGAATCCCGTATAAAGTACAAAAGGAACTACTCAAAATCTGTTGATAGTCATattacatgaaaaataaatttactttGGAACAAACTAACTATTTTCATCTCCAAACACCCATGATTTGGAATGGTTGAGGatagtttgaattttgaattataaACTAACTACTTTCATCTCCAAACACTCATGATTTGGAATTACAATCCATGAAATGTCACCATACTATTGATCCTGGTACATCACATTAGCATGTGACGTGGCATACCAAGACCATTGAATATTTTCTCTGTTCACAAAGTCACATTTGGATACTACTCATCACGAACAAAAATGGTTACATCTCTTAAGTTCTTGCTCCATATTCGTACACACTAGTCTTAATGTTTATTAACCCAACTAAGAATCTACTCGTAATAGATCAATTAATCTCATGATCATGAATGGTTTGTTTTTTGATGGGGCCTAGATTGACATAGCAAGAAGGAAGTTAATTTTAGGGGAATGGGACACCCTTGACTATCAcaaacatacacacatatataaattgGATTATAAAGAGAGTGTAAAAGGAAGAACATaaagccaaacaaaaaaaaaagtaaaagaagaaTCTTGCATAAAGCACATTAATACAGGAATGGTAAAGGAGGATTTGATGAATGTGGATTTGCTTTTGAATAAATTGTTTTATATACCTCAAAAAGATACACATATATTGGTCAATGAAGGGAATCCTATGTTACTTGTCTAGTTGTCTTAGAAACTTttcataaattttattttagtcAATCAAAATCTTCTTTCCCTTTCGATATATCAACCACACTTTTGTTATTGAGATTGCTCATATCTACATTTTGTATTGtcgcttaattaattaatgtcaCCACAATATCATTAATTCTTTAAAATTAGTTGTGGAGGCAGGCTCCAGTCAAGTTATCTTGTGCTTTGGGCATGAACTTGTACATATTTATTTTAGGATAGATCTCATTCCCAACTCGAATCtatgaccttttttttattgGGAGATTGAATACCTAAGGTACCATAAGGAGCCTTTGAGGGAATAAACGAACAAaatatttcaagttttgtgcatataatttgattgatttatgttcttgataaataatattttttttttcgtctcttggatatatatatatataaataaattctcACATGCGGATGTCCACGTACAAACGTCCGCAATCTTGTGGTTATAATAAACCACTGCATGTGTGTTGGCCACACTGTCAAGACCTGACATGCCGCATTTGCAGCTGAATCAAAAGTCCGTAAACAATTTTATTTATGGACATCTGTAGGAGAGAAGCacttgattatatatatatgagagggagagagagaactTGGTGGGAGACAACATGGATCTTTAAGAAGTTCATGCAAATCATTTCCACTAATGacgaaaaagagaaggaaagctATCATCTTTTAAGAAAACCATGCACCATACAATGATTAAGTGAACTCTCTCtggaaaacaaatcaaagaCAACAATAATATTATAGATAGAAGTAGATATATAAAAGCACCATATCACTACATTGCTATTCTTCTTATGGGGATACCAAACAAAAGGCCATGCATGGGAACAAGACTTACATATCTAGCTAGCTAGTAAGAAATTCTGTTGCTAAGGTCTCTTGGGGCATTGCATCGAAAACATTCCATTCTGCTCGCAAAGTTATGTTCATTGCAATCCGACCTGCACACACGAACAATTTTAGACCCATTTAGTTATTTATATACATTACTATTATcgttatcatcatcaaaacttttatcccaaacaattttACCTGGAACATATCCAGTCGCCGGATTTCCATCCAGAGCGATTACTATTGCCACCGGCAGCACCACCAGAGCCAAACCCTCGAGATCTTGGCATGTCATAATCAAACCCTGCAGCTGAATCTTCTAATTTATATACGCCACACTTGAAGCAGCTAGACCGGCTTGCAAAGTTGTGGGCTCCACAATTCCCAGCAGTGCAATACCAATCTCCCGGTCGAACATCCGACCCGGTTAACCCAAATGACGACCCACCCCGCGCGCCGCCAAATGCCCCGAAATCAACCCCGGACCGAGGGTCCCCGCAACGCTGGCAGGAGTCACGCCTTTGGAAGTTGAGATGCTGGCAGGACCTGCAGTTCCAGTCTCCTGGCCTGTTCATGATTAACTAATTGTTCTCTGCACACACCCAATTAATTCTTAAAAAGCAATACATACAATATATATGAAGTATTGAAGAGGAAGTGAAAGAAGAACTGACCTTGAGAATGCAACAAGTACTTGGAAGTGTAGCCTAAATTAGCTTGCGTGGAGTGAGGGTTTGGAGGGGCTTATATACAAGTTCTGTGAGAGAAAAAAAGGCGAATAAATGGAGGGCTGTGTACGtgctttttcttgttctttcatCTGGCAAACCTTGATAAatgtaatattaatattattgattaGACAAAAATCTAAAGGGATTTGAAAAATAAAggagataaaaaagaaattccTGCTATGATTCCAAAGAGCAGTACTGTTCTCTAtattttgaaagctttgaacattCACTTTGCATGGCTGCACCTTCCTTTTGGGCTCTTGCGACAAATGCATGCAGaatttatttttggaataaatatTGTGATTATTTAAAAGTTACTATTGAAGAGTGACCCTGGAATCCATGAAAATTCATGCGATGAATTGATTTGATGGGTTAAGGAGTAGC
It encodes:
- the LOC120011494 gene encoding TATA-binding protein-associated factor 2N-like, whose protein sequence is MNRPGDWNCRSCQHLNFQRRDSCQRCGDPRSGVDFGAFGGARGGSSFGLTGSDVRPGDWYCTAGNCGAHNFASRSSCFKCGVYKLEDSAAGFDYDMPRSRGFGSGGAAGGNSNRSGWKSGDWICSRSDCNEHNFASRMECFRCNAPRDLSNRISY